Sequence from the Thunnus maccoyii chromosome 11, fThuMac1.1, whole genome shotgun sequence genome:
CTATATATAGAGGGGCACAGTTATATTGAAGTGGCCTCAGACCTGTCTGCCTATAATTCTCTGTCTTCACCAGCTAGAACAGTCACTGCACTGCCGACACTTCCATCCACTTCTATTGTAAAAGAATGGATCCCCAAAGCTTGAGGGAAGATCTCCGTCTGTTTCAGAGCACTTTGCTCCAGGATGGACTGAAAGAGCTTCTGAATGAGAACAAGTTGATCGACTGCATCTTAAAGGTTGGAGACAGGAGCATCCCCTGCCACCAGCTCATTCTGGCAGCATGTAGTCCATATTTCCGGGAGCTTTATTTCTCCGAGGATGGGGAGGAAGTGGGCAAAAGGGACGTTGTTCTGGAGAATCTGGACCCTGATATAATGGAGGCGATTGTGAATTACATGTACTCGGCAGAGATTGACATCAACGACAACAATGTGCAGGacattttgactgttgccaACCGCTTCCAGATCCCCTCTGTGTTCACAGTTTGTGTGAATTATCTCCAGAAGAGGCTGACCAAGAAAAATTGCCTTGCCGTCTATAGACTGGGACTGATGCTGAACTGCCACAGACTGGCAGTAGCAGCTCGAGACTACATTGCAGATCGGTTTGAGACCGTGTCCAAGGATGAGGATTTCTTAGGGCTTGCTCCACATGAACTCTTTGCTATTATTGGAGCAGACGCATTGAATGTAGAAAAAGAAGAGTTGGTGTTTGAAACGCTCATGAGATGGATCcggaaagacaaagagaagcgCGCAAAATCTTTAGAAGAGGCCTTCGAGTGTATTCGTTTTCGCCTCCTCCCAGAGAAGTACTTCAAGGAAAAGGTTGAGAAGGATGACCTCATCAAGGCAAATCCTGAGATtctcaaaataatcaaagtcATCAAGGAAGCTTTTGCAGGGAAGCTGCCTGAGAAGAAAAAGGGACAAGAGggtgaggaaggagaggagggaaagctGCCTGGCTACTTGAATGATAACCGCAGATATGGCATGTACGTCAAAGACATGGTGCTGATGATCAATGACACGGCTGCTGTGGCGTACGACGACGCGGAGAATGAATGTTTTCTTGCTGCAATGGCCGAGCAGATCCCTCGAAACCATGTCAGTCTGGTGTCCAAGAAGAACAATCTCTATGTGTTAGGAGGACTGTTTGTAGACGAAGAGGATAATGAAACCCCACTGCAGTGTTACTTCTACCAGGTATAGAAAAAGTCTTGTTTAATTAACATTGCATTACAAAAACCCctcactttgttttaaaaaatcgTAAATATATGTGTTTCAGCTGGACAGTCTTGCTGCTGAATGGATTGCTCTGCCTCCTATGCCTTCGCCCAGGTGTCTGTTCGCTATGGGAGAATTTGACAATCTCATCTTTGCAGTAGCAGGGAAAGATTTACAGTCCAATGAGTCTCATGACACTGTTATGTGCTATGACACTGAGTAAGTTGCAACTATTTGGGTAGTTCAGTGGATTTTTTATTGAGAGCTCTGACATGTATTAACTTTTGAACACTTTCTCTGATTTATAGAAAAATGAAGTGGactgaaacaaaaaagttgCCCATGAAGATCCATGGCCACTGTGTGGTCTCACAGAATGGGGTGGTCTACTGTATTGGAGGAAAATCGGATGACAAGTAAGATGGCCATGCCAGAACATTTTACATGAAGTCAAAATCTTGATTTTCACAATATATTAACCCCTCTTGGGAATCATTTTTGTCTTGCTGGTAAAGTAAAGCCACCAATAAGATGTTTGCATACAACCACAAGAGGTCAGAGTGGAAGGAGGTGGCTTCCATGAAGACACCCAGAGCGATGTTCGGGGCAGTTATCCACAAGGGGAAGATTATTGTGGCTGGAGGAGTCAATGAAGAAGGCCTCATAGCTTCCTGTGAAGCCTATGACTTTGGAACCAACAAGTATGTGCTGTTATTATTACGATTTGTATATAAGTTATTAAATGTTGTACCGAGCtggttattgttgttgttttttatatcaaTATGTATTAAACTAGACTACTTAGTGTTTAAGTTATTATATgctatttccattttaattgTGTCCAAATAAGTTTCAGTCAAATATccattgtactgtatgttgcggcttttttccatattttgatGCTTTAAATCAGTGACCTGTCATCACATGTTGTGGCCTTGTGCTCATTAGTTGTGAGTAGTCCAACTAAGGAGTGATTTTCCTTCTCAGATCACTcaatttgaaggatttttagaGTCTTGAAGAGATGAAAGTATCCAATATCTTACaagaaaaagcacaaattagtggaaaactgaaaaaataaatacatagatttCTCTCCTATTCCTTAAATCATTTTGTGAACCCTTGTGGGGTCCTGAACCCCAAGCTGGGAACACTGCTTTGAATCAACAAAGAATAAAAGATATCAAGGAAAtcctgctgattttttttaaaggagcagACACATTAATTCAGCTAAATGTACCTTGTTGCAGGTGGTCACCCTTCACAGACTTTCCCCAGGAGAGGAGTTCAGTCAACCTGGTCAGTTGTGGAGGGGAGTTGTTCACTATAGGAGGCTTCGCTATGGTGGAGAACGAGGACAAAGAGTGTGCACCCAGTGAAATCATTGACATTTGGCAGTATGTgtggatttttgttttgcattgaaTATTGTTGTACATTGTGATACATAACATCACTCTCTCAACTGTGTAACACAACtcaatgttttctctcctttcagGTATGAAGATGACAAGAAACAGTGGACAGGGATGATTAAAGAGATGCGTTATGCAGCTGGAGCCTCCTGTGTGTCTATGCGTCTGAATGCAGCCAAAATGCCCAAACTGTAACAACAGTGCAGGGTCATACTAGGGACTTTCATGTAACACTTCAGAGcctttgtgttttaataaaatatattttacttttaattggCTTGTTTCTTATAAGTCATAAGGGTCTAAAATTAAACAATCACTTTTGTTGGATCAGAAATCATCATTCATGGTCTGTAACATATCTCTTGTTGAGGAACCCCCACCATCCCAACTCCTTAAATGTGTGCATTGTTATTGTGACAGAAGTTTTGCATAGAATTTAATGCAAACATCAATCTGGAAATGTTTCtcttcaaaatgtctgctgatGTTCATTTGAATTTGCATCCAATGCAAAAGAGGACAGATGTGTTGGGCCTCTGCTAAGGCAAACCTTGTTGGCTTATTTGACACcagcatgtttttgttttgtttttctgcaagCAAGATCCATGATAGTTTATGGTCCAAGATTTCTAAACTTCAGTTGTAAtctaaagaaaatacataattatctacaacaaaatatgatttaattCTGTTGAGCAACACTGACAATGTTGCACTAATGCTAGATATTTATATGTAACAGAAAATAaagcatcacattttatttaaaaaaaaacttatttaataaaaaagcatatattgtaATATACAATCTCAATTAACATGAATGAGG
This genomic interval carries:
- the klhl41a gene encoding kelch-like protein 41a, with amino-acid sequence MDPQSLREDLRLFQSTLLQDGLKELLNENKLIDCILKVGDRSIPCHQLILAACSPYFRELYFSEDGEEVGKRDVVLENLDPDIMEAIVNYMYSAEIDINDNNVQDILTVANRFQIPSVFTVCVNYLQKRLTKKNCLAVYRLGLMLNCHRLAVAARDYIADRFETVSKDEDFLGLAPHELFAIIGADALNVEKEELVFETLMRWIRKDKEKRAKSLEEAFECIRFRLLPEKYFKEKVEKDDLIKANPEILKIIKVIKEAFAGKLPEKKKGQEGEEGEEGKLPGYLNDNRRYGMYVKDMVLMINDTAAVAYDDAENECFLAAMAEQIPRNHVSLVSKKNNLYVLGGLFVDEEDNETPLQCYFYQLDSLAAEWIALPPMPSPRCLFAMGEFDNLIFAVAGKDLQSNESHDTVMCYDTEKMKWTETKKLPMKIHGHCVVSQNGVVYCIGGKSDDNKATNKMFAYNHKRSEWKEVASMKTPRAMFGAVIHKGKIIVAGGVNEEGLIASCEAYDFGTNKWSPFTDFPQERSSVNLVSCGGELFTIGGFAMVENEDKECAPSEIIDIWQYEDDKKQWTGMIKEMRYAAGASCVSMRLNAAKMPKL